In Drosophila simulans strain w501 chromosome 3R, Prin_Dsim_3.1, whole genome shotgun sequence, a single window of DNA contains:
- the LOC6729803 gene encoding probable Rho GTPase-activating protein CG5521 isoform X1 yields the protein MFTKKSHADVKKSTAKLQDSKKDSASRLRHLRMILDNVELEESKCLFETNYSHVYFILYDTFIQAEANLKQKELPFHIVHKAHREELDGSLWLLEKILCLLPELLARRWQCHSLSRIMAKLLHLGNSPKLRREGVRYFLLWYQTLGENAPGYVHAMYADLIPGLIVPQKGVVGPDTEFSASDFLTHPNMKADGGMASVFHDNAFSHPVQSSEVVALLPPSSSEKSAPPDPRDGLEVLLNSMVHTTACLRWRDNRAQKDHRAFAFLLQRFMDVFLPVFSPNFDVSCSIYNPRLDLPVMRSINKKEEVMASCVVVLINWVSRFTHERLLSHRLDCTLHIEDVDQVRLHGYQQGLTVRDVLYVNRENINFVHEVYRQAFLLNFTSKPQIEAIRTAIAVYRDWMTGDTPPPFLLEPNDDPPPPSNAGGTPRSQRLRTPSYVGAIAGSKDQLVLRAGRQNVLQVFVTNAANVFLVNTANLNICFPTRSRSYRSTPLEEQTEICKKVLNVYRTMVMNTEMDTRTWEQLLMVLLQVTSIVLHQNQHTLPSGTSKSATLGGILGSAIFQTLIVTWIRAHTKVPVNVLLWEKFLTVLQSLTHREELIIEWNKTIQTLTRVFSRYTYGINLLDLPLDRVAESRAEKRRRIGSVWQGSGSSSAANGGSAASAAISQNRQRESLAESSSSRSEETSSQVPLPNHPRPHHQHTQSQGGTGHGTRPIPLTPMLSRSYSEGSLASAARSSRIRRRRAATPKPKALQPSQLAENRTNPQDLRRAMSLDSLARKGDAEETDSYQEGDNESGAGSRSPSPTASSGIEGGSIKDAQLQIDASLDDANSGSYGSGSNSGSVSGRRCIILGGSAEGWHPDSTSIMWKRMLGALGDVNRIPKADLHAQVFMHLLEMTQNLIKIKQNQGISTDNQSTQPMPTLVPPIGIVAPWCYGSLSLDRSFKKGKLWALQLLCSLAIQGAVNMQQLPLFYHALHQLLTGEDRDLIYAILKHLEGPRLLSLLLPGHTLLLLDLVHASAILLTSLEVSRSTPRAEVAALLGSLLCYPSSLLTRSVLQPTPQKFELMECSDLQDHILNIVLRCARREPSAKARCIALSQLGQWLLMRLSQPLPASNSGRANLFQQAVPHHKDVHPKETSVYNPRIKEVLQVLLQALQFKHHTIAIVAVDSLKLCAERGRQLAAIERVPQLIITAICKALEIQSVTKPKDSDKVVLTSLMLCLGEFCMAIPAPIMLTPFNEQGDTLVLQVLRVLLQVASGAPRHERVKLTADDDFDMHIAHDDLQGDGRLPEATYQTSETIQKCITAIKLCAKAVSMHLVTHIGHFPMGIGASRLSSMVEEQDDIGNAAYGGQVETRRDSVELPSVVNAQNMQLFMLNSGLVASFIELPTLKLPGGGITAGLVTADKQVRVLMRDLNGKACWDASILYSEPRKTEEPLKTTPKIQHSQPLDSMASSMVTHELQAPRHTLRHRPAGVLPLAKDMAPDLDQLDDMLAYIGHTSPECVAPTVSQLNAPTTSPLSGNQEAQAISVILNQRLLEQEFVTHSTQAPSPALRHASSNSSLQQPDQRSLHSATASFDSLPTRTEMPFQYCRLLFSHLGLAGWERRSRTHLLQRSEKLMRELRNVDLQKCRETHKMAVIYVAAGQEDKGSILRNTSGSSTYEMFVSALGWEIDLETHNGFLGGLPRQGCGATAPYYATPFLEVVYHVATRMPSDSSEAMLLKTRHLGNDEVHIVWSEHNRDYRRDILPTEFCDVLIVVYPLRNGLFRVTVNRKPEVPWFGPLANESVVSGACLATLIRATAINASRTKRAALPLYQQFYEERNRSLDSVSSRYKESTTFEDFASRIYNPMPLSTLGTLRESNASSSAAPLASALLDHNRASVKGWVQASIDSGPIMGIAPSASAGSTAAMEAATGMSSASPRGPRKLGAPFKSVTKKHSLQHIAVGGGAGAGGDTPPESPTLPQRRFK from the exons atAATGTGGAGCTAGAAGAATCGAAGTGCCTGTTCGAGACCAACTACAGTCATGTCTACTTCATACTCTACGACACCTTTATTCAAGCCGAGGCGAATCTAAAGCAAAAAG AACTTCCGTTTCACATTG TGCACAAGGCGCATCGCGAGGAACTGGACGGTTCACTATGGCTGCTGGAGAAGATCCTGTGCCTTCTGCCGGAATTGTTGGCCCGCCGGTGGCAATGCCATTCCCTAAGTCGCATCATGGCCAAGCTACTGCATCTGGGCAACTCGCCCAAGCTGCGACGCGAAGGTGTCAG ATACTTCTTACTGTGGTATCAGACACTAGGCGAAAATGCACCAGGCTACGTGCACGCCATGTACGCGGATCTCATCCCTGGCCTTATTGTACCCCAGAAAGGTGTGGTCGGTCCGGATACAGAGTTCAGTGCCTCGGACTTTCTCACTCATCCAAACATGAAGGCGGACGGCGGGATGGCCTCCGTTTTTCACGACAACGCATTCTCGCACCCCGTGCAGAGTTCGGAGGTCGTTGCCCTGTTGCCACCTTCATCCAGCGAAAAATCAGCGCCACCGGATCCACGGGATGGCCTGGAGGTACTGCTAAACAGCATGGTGCACACGACGGCCTGCCTGAGATGGCGGGATAATCGGGCCCAAAAGGATCATCGGGCATTTGCCTTCCTGCTGCAGCGATTTATGGATGTTTTCCTGCCAGTATTTTCGCCCAACTTCGATGTCAGTTGCTCTATCTACAATCCGCGATTGGACTTGCCCGTCATGCGATCCATAAACAAAAAGGAGGAGGTAATGGCCTCTTGCGTTGTGGTCCTCATCAACTGGGTGTCACGTTTCACCCACGAGCGGTTGCTGAGCCACCGATTGGATTGCACCTTACACATCGAGGACGTGGACCAAGTGCGCCTACACGGCTATCAGCAGGGTCTAACTGTCCGGGATGTGTTATATGTTAACCGCGAGAACATCAACTTTGTGCACGAAGTGTATCGTCAGGCGTTTTTGCTTAACTTCACTTCGAAGCCCCAAATAGAAGCAATTCGCACAGCAATCGCAGTTTATCGCGACTGGATGACAGGCGACACGCCTCCACCGTTTCTATTGGAGCCAAACGATGATCCCCCGCCTCCATCAAATGCGGGTGGAACTCCCAGGAGTCAACGACTTCGCACACCATCTTATGTGGGCGCAATTGCAGGCTCCAAGGATCAGTTGGTACTTAGAGCTGGCCGGCAAAATGTGTTACAG gTCTTTGTGACCAATGCGGCCAACGTGTTCCTGGTGAACACGGCCAACCTGAACATCTGCTTTCCCACCCGCTCGCGAAGTTATCGCTCCACGCCACTGGAGGAGCAGACGGAGATCTGCAAGAAGGTGCTGAATGTGTACCGCACGATGGTTATGAACACGGAAATGGACACGCGCACCTGGGAGCAACTGCTAATGGTTTTACTGCAAGTGACCTCAATTGTGTTACACCAAAACCAGCATACATTACCAAGTGGCACCAGCAAGAGTGCCACTTTGGGCGGGATCCTAGGGTCAGCTATATTCCAAACTCTCATTGTCACATGGATACGAGCGCACACCAAAGTGCCTGTCAACGTGCTGCTGTGGGAGAAGTTTTTGACTGTCCTGCAATCCTTAACGCACCGCGAGGAGCTCATTATTGAATGGAATAAGACGATTCAAACTCTGACTCGTGTGTTCTCGCGATACACTTACGGCATAAACTTGCTGGATCTACCTTTGGATCGAGTGGCTGAAAGTCGAGCGGAAAAGAGACGTCGCATTGGCAGCGTCTGGCAGGGATCAGGATCAAGCAGCGCTGCAAATGGAGGAagtgctgcttctgctgcaaTTAGCCAGAACAGGCAGAGGGAATCTCTGGCGGAGTCGAGTAGCAGTCGCTCGGAGGAGACCTCGTCGCAGGTGCCTCTTCCAAATCACCCTCGACCTCATCACCAGCACACGCAATCACAGGGAGGAACTGGCCATGGAACACGACCGATACCTTTAACTCCCATGCTAAGTAGAAGCTACAGCGAAGGAAGCCTGGCTTCAGCGGCTCGGAGTTCGAGGATACGACGTAGACGGGCGGCCACTCCTAAGCCTAAGGCGCTACAGCCGTCACAACTCGCAGAGAATCGCACTAATCCGCAGGACTTGCGGCGCGCAATGTCCCTTGATTCGTTGGCGCGAAAAGGTGATGCAGAGGAAACGGACAGCTACCAGGAAGGAGACAATGAAAGTGGAGCGGGCTCGAGGAGTCCGTCACCCACCGCCAGCAGTGGAATTGAAGGTGGCTCCATCAAGGATGCCCAACTGCAGATTGATGCGAGTTTGGATGATGCGAATTCTGGTAGTTATGGAAGTGGCAGTAACTCTGGCAGTGTTTCCGGACGTCGCTGTATTATTCTAGGAGGCTCAGCAGAGGGCTGGCATCCAGATTCCACCTCAATCATGTGGAAACGCATGCTTGGTGCTCTAGGCGACGTTAATCGCATTCCCAAAGCGGATTTACACGCCCAGGTGTTTATGCATCTGCTAGAAATGACGCAAAATCTCATTAAGATCAAGCAGAACCAAGGAATATCCACGGATAATCAGAGCACGCAACCAATGCCTACTTTGGTACCGCCCATTGGAATCGTGGCACCATGGTGTTACGGATCCCTTTCTCTGGACCGATCCTTCAAGAAGGGAAAACTCTGGGCCCTTCAATTGCTCTGTTCGCTTGCTATTCAAGGTGCTGTGAACATGCAACAGCTGCCCCTGTTTTATCATGCTCTCCACCAGCTGCTGACTGGCGAGGATCGGGACTTGATTTATGCAATTCTCAAGCACTTAGAAGGACCTAGGCTCCTAAGTTTGCTTTTGCCAGGACACaccctgctgctgttggactTGGTCCATGCAAGTGCTATACTGCTGACTTCTCTGGAGGTCTCTAGGAGCACACCAAGAGCGGAAGTTGCGGCTCTCCTGGGATCGCTGCTTTGCTATCCGTCCTCGTTGCTGACACGCTCCGTCCTGCAGCCCACGCCGCAGAAGTTTGAGCTTATGGAGTGTTCGGACTTGCAAGACCACATCCTAAACATTGTGCTGCGGTGCGCCAGGCGAGAGCCTTCAGCCAAGGCACGATGCATTGCACTCTCTCAGCTCGGACAGTGGCTGCTAATGCGCCTTTCTCAGCCATTGCCGGCCTCAAATTCCGGAAGGGCTAACCTCTTTCAACAGGCTGTGCCGCATCACAAGGATGTGCATCCTAAGGAGACCAGTGTCTACAATCCGCGCATAAAGGAGGTGCTACAAGTGCTGCTTCAGGCGTTGCAGTTTAAGCATCACACCATTGCCATTGTAGCTGTGGATTCATTAAAGCTGTGCGCCGAGCGTGGACGCCAACTGGCGGCTATTGAAAGAGTTCCCCAGCTAATCATCACTGCCATCTGCAAAGCTTTGGAAATCCAAAGCGTAACCAAGCCTAAGGATTCCGACAAAGTGGTGCTGACTTCTTTGATGTTGTGCTTGGGCGAATTCTGTATGGCTATTCCTGCTCCTATAATGCTGACGCCCTTCAACGAACAAGGTGATACGTTAGTGCTCCAGGTGCTCAGGGTACTGTTGCAAGTAGCTTCCGGTGCTCCGCGTCATGAGAGAGTGAAACTGACGGCCGATGATGACTTTGATATGCACATCGCACACGACGACCTTCAAGGCGATGGACGCCTGCCGGAAGCCACCTATCAGACCTCCGAGACCATCCAGAAGTGCATTACAGCCATTAAGCTGTGTGCCAAAGCAGTGTCCATGCATTTGGTCACCCACATCGGTCACTTTCCTATGGGAATTGGAGCATCTCGCTTGAGTTCGATGGTTGAGGAGCAGGATGACATTGGAAATGCCGCCTATGGTGGTCAGGTGGAGACGAGACGCGATTCTGTGGAGCTTCCTTCTGTTGTAAATGCCCAAAATATGCAGCTATTCATGCTAAACTCTGGTCTGGTAGCCAGTTTTATTGAGCTGCCAACATTAAAACTTCCCGGTGGAGGTATAACCGCTGGCTTGGTTACAGCCGATAAGCAAGTTCGGGTCCTAATGAGGGATCTCAATGGAAAAGCTTGCTGGGATGCTTCTATCTTGTATTCAGAACCGCGCAAGACGGAGGAGCCACTAAAAACCACACCAAAGATTCAACACAGCCAACCGTTGGATTCCATGGCGTCCTCCATGGTGACACATGAGCTGCAAGCTCCTCGACACACTTTGCGACACCGACCGGCGGGAGTGCTGCCATTGGCCAAGGACATGGCACCGGATCTGGATCAATTGGACGATATGTTGGCCTACATTGGACACACCAGTCCAGAGTGTGTAGCTCCCACTGTAAGCCAGCTGAATGCTCCAACGACCAGTCCTCTAAGTGGAAACCAAGAAGCTCAGGCCATTTCGGTAATTCTGAATCAACGCCTTTTGGAGCAGGAGTTCGTGACCCACTCGACTCAGGCTCCATCGCCGGCATTGCGACACGCCAGCTCGAATTCCTCACTGCAGCAACCGGATCAGAGGTCACTGCACTCCGCAACAGCCTCCTTTGATTCCCTGCCCACCCGCACAGAGATGCCGTTCCAATATTGCCGGCTGCTCTTTTCACATTTGGGTCTAGCAGGCTGGGAGCGACGGTCTAGGACGCACTTGCTTCAGAGGAGCGAAAAGCTCATGAGGGAGCTGCGAAACGTTGATCTCCAAAAATGCCGGGAGACCCACAAAATGGCTGTTATTTATGTGGCCGCCGGGCAGGAGGACAAGGGAAGCATCCTTAGGAATACGAGTGGAAGCAGCACCTACGAGATGTTTGTTTCTGCCTTGGGTTGGGAGATCGATCTGGAGACGCACAACGGCTTCTTGGGCGGATTACCACGCCAAGGATGCGGAGCTACAGCTCCCTATTACGCTACTCCCTTTCTTGAGGTGGTTTACCATGTGGCCACCAGAATGCCCTCGGACTCTTCGGAGGCCATGCTACTGAAGACGCGCCATCTTGGCAACGACGAGGTTCACATTGTGTGGAGCGAACACAATAGGGATTACAGACGTGACATATTGCCCACTGAGTTTTGCGATGTGCTGATTGTGGTTTATCCACTGCGGAATGGTTTGTTCCGGGTGACTGTGAACAGAAAGCCTGAAGTTCCATGGTTTGGACCATTGGCCAACGAGAGCGTGGTAAGTGGCGCCTGCTTGGCCACTCTTATTCGGGCAACCGCAATCAATGCCAGTCGAACGAAGCGCGCCGCCCTGCCTCTCTACCAACAATT CTACGAGGAGCGCAACCGGTCGCTGGATAGCGTATCATCTCGGTACAAGGAGAGCACCACCTTCGAAGACTTCGCCAGCCGCATCTACAATCCCATGCCACTGTCTACGCTGGGCACGCTAAGGGAATCCAATGCTAGCAGCTCGGCCGCACCTCTGGCTTCTGCATTGCTGGATCACAATCGTGCCTCCGTCAAAG GTTGGGTACAAGCCTCGATTGACTCAGGGCCCATAATGGGGATTGCGCCATCGGCCTCAGCTGGATCCACCGCGGCCATGGAGGCAGCCACCGGAATGTCCTCCGCTTCGCCGCGTGGCCCTCGAAAACTGGGGGCTCCGTTCAAGAGCGTGACCAAGAAGCATTCGCTGCAGCATATCGCCGTCGGtggcggagcaggagctggcGGTGAT